A stretch of Lathyrus oleraceus cultivar Zhongwan6 chromosome 6, CAAS_Psat_ZW6_1.0, whole genome shotgun sequence DNA encodes these proteins:
- the LOC127093525 gene encoding probable protein phosphatase 2C 72 has protein sequence MGICISVASSEIHGIPQVHDENVMIFEANKVQYETKRLCSVYSKQGTKGLNQDAASLYQDYGIEDGAFCGVYDGHGRNGHIVSKIVNNGLPSLILSQKNAIEENDTTKNGVNNKQNKFSNNFIIWKEAILGAFNVMDDEVKQQENLDCSCSGTTAVVVIRQGNGLVIANLGDSRAILGTIHDDKLKAIQLTTDLKPGLPCEAKRIRSCNGCVYALKEEPHVQRVWLPNENYPGLAMSRAFGDFILKDHGVIAIPDIWYHPLTSNDQFIVLASDGVWDVLSNEEVASIVWMVESEEEAARAVVEAATAAWAKKYPSSRVDDCTVVCLFLQKKPQNLGYMKSGKLG, from the exons ATGGGTATCTGCATATCCGTTGCATCTTCAGAGATCCATGGAATCCCTCAAGTTCATGATGAGAATGTCATGATATTTGAGGCAAATAAGGTTCAATATGAGACTAAGAGACTTTGTTCTGTTTACTCTAAACAAGGTACTAAAGGTCTCAATCAAGATGCTGCATCTCTCTACCAG GATTATGGGATAGAAGATGGAGCATTTTGTGGTGTTTATGATGGACATGGAAGGAATGGACATATAGTGAGCAAAATAGTAAACAATGGTTTACCATCTCTCATATTGAGCCAAAAGAATGCTATTGAGGAGAATGATACAACAAAAAATGGTGTTAAcaataaacaaaacaaattttcaaataACTTTATAATATGGAAAGAAGCTATTCTTGGTGCTTTCAATGTGATGGATGATGAGGTGAAACAACAAGAGAATCTAGATTGTTCTTGTAGTGGAACCACTGCTGTAGTTGTCATAAGACAG GGTAATGGTCTTGTCATAGCTAATTTGGGTGACTCAAGAGCAATCTTAGGGACAATTCATGATGACAAACTCAAAGCTATTCAATTAACTACAGATTTGAAACCTGGATTGCCTT GCGAAGCAAAGAGAATAAGAAGTTGCAACGGTTGTGTTTATGCGTTAAAGGAAGAACCACATGTCCAACGAGTCTGGTTGCCGAACGAGAATTACCCTGGCCTAGCCATGTCTAGAGCTTTTGGAGATTTCATACTCAAAGATCATGGTGTTATTGCCATTCCAGATATTTGGTATCACCCTTTAACATCAAATGACCAGTTTATTGTTCTTGCAAGTGATGGG GTGTGGGATGTACTAAGTAATGAAGAGGTTGCATCAATTGTGTGGATGGTGGAAAGTGAAGAGGAAGCTGCAAGGGCAGTGGTGGAAGCAGCCACAGCTGCATGGGCTAAGAAGTATCCTTCTTCTAGGGTAGATGATTGCACTGTGGTTTGCCTTTTCCTACAGAAGAAACCACAAAACTTGGGGTATATGAAAAGTGGAAAATTAGGTTAA
- the LOC127093526 gene encoding uncharacterized protein LOC127093526 has product MEEGSSENILDVLFEDGNNLDDIEMLDVEEGELLDVEEGELVGHHQNGVVAKDHNRINETDSNTNQKPKSLSRNRRRKATKRKKKGLGSDSIEVDRFVTNTCRRLKEKKLYMVYTAVGCLGISALRDLVKEVDAIQSCGGQKTADGKRFRTGGGVLWNIIKVREPNAYKEIMNKTREYEKQIRQLSYSQPPMQQKEESSQGVPFTFSSRHLDNVSNNTSCTSQLQDQPKPPGSEEKRVPVHDRLRIPVSYDDDLLLGTSIGNDATLP; this is encoded by the exons ATGGAGGAGGGTAGTAGTGAGAACATTCTAGACGTTCTCTTCGAAGATGGCAACAACTTGGATGACATTGAAATGCTTGACGTCGAAGAAGGGGAATTGCTTGATGTTGAAGAAGGGGAATTGGTAGGTCATCATCAAAACGGTGTCGTAGCAAAAGATCATAACCGCATTAACGAAACAGACAGTAATACCAATCAAAAACCAAAATCTCTCAGTCGAAATCGCAGGCGTAAAGCTACCAAGAGGAAGAAAAAGGGTTTAGGATCGGACTCTATCGAAGTTGACAG GTTTGTGACAAACACATGCCGGCGATTGAAAGAGAAGAAGCTATACATGGTATACACAGCTGTAGGTTGCCTTGGGATTTCTGCGTTGAGGGATCTCGTCAAAGAG GTAGATGCAATCCAGTCTTGTGGAGGCCAAAAGACTGCTGATGGAAAGCGATTTAGGACAGGGGGTGGTGTATTGTGGAACATCATTAAAGTTCGAGAACCAAATGCCTACAAAGAGATAATGAATAAAACGAGGGAGTATGAG AAGCAAATCAGGCAGCTAAGTTATAGTCAGCCACCTATGCAACAAAAGGAGGAATCTTCTCAAGGGGTGCCATTTACATTTTCTAGCCGGCATCTGGACAATGTTTCTAACAATACTTCCTGCACATCGCAACTGCAAGATCAACCTAAACCACCAGGTTCTGAAGAGAAGCGCGTTCCTGTTCACGACCGATTAAGGATACCTGTTTCCTACGATGATGACCTGCTGCTTGGAACAAGTATCGGTAATGATGCAACCTTACCCTGA